Below is a genomic region from Sphingomonas phyllosphaerae.
CCGCCGACCGGCCCCGAGCTTCATTGGCCCTGCACGGGCAGAGGCCGCTCGAAGGCGATGATCTTCGCGCCGAGCCCGCCTGCGGCGAATTTCGCGGCGATGAACTCAGCTTGGACACGATCGTGCGTGGTCATGACGATCTGGTGCCTCTTGTCGAGGCAGAGCGACCTGATCAGGTCGGCAAATGCGCCGACCTTGATCACGTCGGCGTGCTGGAGCGGATCGTCGAGGAGTAGGGCGTTCCACCGCGACCAAGGCAGCAGGACGGATGCCGTGATCATCGCCGATATCTGGAGCGCAGCCAGCTGGCCTTCGGAGAAGTAATGTCCGGCGAGCCAACCAGAAATCGGTTCCCCCGCGACGTTCGGCCTGACGCTGGACCCGATCTCGCGGAAGCGCATGTCGACGCGGTCCGCCGTCCACTCCAGCGTCTCGCCCAACGAGCCGGCCAAGCTCGCGTAGACGGCGCGGAACAGGCCGTTCCACGGTCTTAGCGCGGTGCCCTGCAGCCTCTTGTCGATGTCCCGCCTGACCCGGGCCCGTTGGCTCAGGCGCTTCCGCAGCGTTTGCAACGAAACCAGATCGGCGCGCGCGCGGCGGAGCTCCCGGTCGATGGCCTCGCGCAGCTCTGCGGGGCTGGCGCGGTCGGCTGAAGGCAGGTACGTTGCCCGAAGCAGCGTGAGCTCGTCATCTCTGTCGGGCGACTGCCGCGCGCGCGCGACCTCGTCTCGGATCGAGGCCAGGCGCTCGAGCAGTATGCCAATCCTAACCGACTGCTCCTGCGTCCGCTCCGCAAACTCGTCCTCCGGCGCGCCATCCAGGATCTCGGCGAGCGTGCGCGTCCAGTTCACGACGCGCCGGCTCTCCTCGAAAAGCGACGCCTCCGCGTTCCCGTGCAGCTCGCGCAGTCGCCTCAGGTTGTCCTCGACGCCTTCGGCGAGCTGGACAGCGAAGCCGTACTCGGTCGTGGCGGCCGTGAGCTGCACCGCGACCTGGTCGATTTGAGCGTCGACAGCGCGGATTTGGGCGCGGAGGTCGGTCTCGGGCCGCTCTCCGTACGGCTGGACGGCGAGGGTCTCTAGCACCCGCTCGTTCTCGAGCAGGCGCGCCTCCAGGTCGGCGAGGAGCGGCGCGAGCCGCCGCTGTAGCTCCTGGAGTTCGACCCGCATGAAGCGCGCCTCGACCTCGCCGCCCGCCTCGAGCTCCTCGCGCAGGTCCTCGATCCGGGACTGGACCTCCTCGAGCGCCTCGGCAGTCGGTTGCCCGTCGCCGTAGGCTTCCAACTGGCGCGCCCGGTCGGCTTGGTGCCGGGCGATGGCGGCCGCGACCGCTCGCGCTTCCTCGGCGCGCGCCAGGGCGATGCGCATCTGGCCAGACACGCGGCCGAGCTCGTGCGTGGTCTCGTTGAGCGACTTCGTGATCTGCTGGGCGGCGGGGCCGGGGGTGAACGCCGCCGCCCGCGCGCGCGTCGCGAGCTCGCCGAGCTCGTAGGCGGCCGCGCACACCGGGCATCGCGTGTCCTCCGCATGGAGGTGCGCGGCCACCGCCGCGGCAAGCGCGGCTAGCGATTTGAGGCGGTCTGTCTCGTCCGACAGCGCGCCCTGCAACTGCTCGCGAATGCCAGCCAGCTCGTCGCGCCTAGCCGAGAGCTCCGCGACCTGCCGCGCGGCCGACGCCTGGGCCTCCTCGGGGTCGCCAAGCTCGGCCAGCTCGGCCAGGCTGCGGTCGATCTCCTGCAGCGCGGTCCCCGCGCGCAGCTTGGTCGTCGCCGCCTCCAGCTCGTCCAGCCGGGCGATCTTCTCCGCGACCGCCTCGCCCTGCGCCTTCGTGTCCGCGGCGCGACGCCGCAGCTCGCCGCGCTCGAGTTGCAGCTCCAGGAGCTCGGCCCTCGCGCCGAGCGCGCCGGCGAGGCTCGCGCGCGTCGCATTCATCCGATCCAGTTCGGCCTGGCGCGCGTCCCGCTCGGACGCGGCGAGCCCTCGCGCCTCGACGCGCCGTTCCGCCATCTGCTCGGCTGTCCGCAGCGATTGTCGCGCCTCGTCCTCCTCGATGGTCAGGCGCCGCACCCGCGGGTTGGCGTCGCGCAGGAGGGCCCGCAGCGACCGGACCTCGCCCAACCGCGCCTCCAGCCCCGAGCGGAACGTCGCCAGGTGGTTGTCGAGCCGCTCCAGGTCTATCCCGTCAGGGGCGGGCGGCAGCCCCGGCTCCTTGGCGAGTGCCTCCCGAAGGTCGTTGAGCCGTTGCCGCGTCGCCAGATCTCCGTTCGTCGCGAGAGGCAATCGGAGCTGATCCAGCCGGTCGAGCGCTGTGCTGTGCTGCCGCTCCTTGGCGCGCACCTCACGCTCCAGCTCCTTAACGGCGGACTGCGTCTCGCGGCCCCAGAGCCGCCGGTCCAAGCCCTTGAGACGTTCGAGCCCCGCCGGCGCAGCGAACGCCTTGAGTATCGCGTCGCCGTGCTCGTAACCGAGTCTGGCGGTCGAGCGCTGCGACGAGAAGTGGGTCCAGCGCAGGGCTGCGGCGACCGATTTGATGTCGGACCAGGGCGCCTCGTCGCGGCGAAGCAGCTGCGCCACGCGCTCCTCGCCGTCCGCCGAGCTGAGGCGATGCGGGTCGCCGCTACGTTCGCAGGCGAGGATCGTACTGCCCGAGCCCGAGAATGCATCGATGATGATCTCGCCATGCCGGGTCACGTCGCGGATCGCTTCGGCGAGCAACGCCACCGGTTTGACCGTGGGATGATCGGCAAGGTCAGCGTCGCGCGACGCACCGAATGCATTGGCACCGGCCCAATTCCAGACGTTGGTGCGGTAGCGGCCATGCCTGCCGAGCTCGACCATGTTGGTGTGCGGCGCGGTGCCGTGTTTCAGCACCAACACCAACTCATGCTGGCTGCGGTACAGACTCCCCATGCCGCCGTTGGTCTTCGCCCAGACGCATAGGTTGAGATGTTTGAACCCGACCTCGCGCGCCGCCGTCATCAATTCGAACAGATGGTGGTGATCCATGAATGCCATGGCGATCCCGCCGTCCTTGAGGTGCGCGGCCATATTGGCGAGATAGGACACGTTGAAGCGGATGAACTCGGCCTCGCTCATCTCGCCGGATGCCATCGCAAACTCGGCGTGCTGGCCGCCGCCTGAGACATGGCCGTTGACGCGGACATTGTACGGGGCATCGGTCAGGATCATGGCTGCGACGTTGCCGGCCATCAGCCGCTCCCAGCTCGATGGCTCGAGCGATGACGCGCATAGCAGGCGATGGCGGCCGAGCAGCCAGAGGTCGCCGGGCTGCGCTACCGGCGTGGTCCGCGGCTCGGGCAGCATATCATCCGAGTCGGAGGCATCGTCCTCGACCCCTGCGCCGTCGAGCAGCACATCGATCTCACCGGTCGACCAGCCGAGAATCTCGATGGGCGTCTCGTCGAGTTCGATGATACTGGCGATCTCGACGCGCAGCAGATCTTCATCCCATGTCGCTGCGCGCGCGAGCTGGTTGTCGGCGAGGCGATAGGCCTTGATCTTAGCCTTGCTCCAGCAACGGGCCACCAGCACCGGCACGTCCTCCATGCCGAGACGGCGGGCGGCTTCAAGCCGGGCGTGGCCGCAGATGAGCTCGCCGGCCTCCGCGACGAGAAGCGGCATGGTGAAGCCGAACTGGCGTATCGACGCCATGAGCTGCACGATCTGGCGTTCAGGATGCTGACGCGGATTCCCCGCATAGGGGATGATGTCCTTCAGCCGGCGATATTCGATGGGTCCGAGCCGCTGTTCGATGGCGCGCGACAGATCGCGCAGCGCGGCATCGTCCGCAGCTACGCCGGCAGCTTTGCGAGAGCGAGGCGAGGTCTTCATGGTTCGTCCTTCATGTGTCGGAAGGACGGGACGAGGACCGAGCGTCAGCAGACACGCGCGACCACTCGCCTGCCCAACCGGTCGGTTGTTCAGCAGGCGGGATGCAAGCTGTTCGCCATGCATCCCAACGTGATCCCGGATGCTGCTGTGCGGTTAGGCGATGCTGCTCGGGCGGAGGTTCAGCTCCGATGCCGCTTATGCCACCATAAAGATGAAGAAGCAATCACCGCGAGCAAGCAATCATGAAGGACGAATTTTGTTGTCAATCGCCTCCACTTATGAACAGTTATGTTCGCCTCTTCCGACCATATCTCTGCATCAGATATACCGCTCCCTGCTTGCATCGACCTCTTCCCTGTTCGGTGCACGCAATTCCCTGTAATCAAAAGCAGGGAATTTGATCACGAAGGACGCGAAAAAGCTGAAGTTTTGACTGTGCCGGGATGAGCACGTCGCCTGTTTCTTGTGGTTATTCCCTGTTAATCGCGCGAGATCAGGGAAAACAGCGTTCCGATCGCCGCACCTCACACCGGCGTAAAGCGCGCGAAAATAACCCGATGACTTGAGCTCGATCGATGCTTATGACCGACACCATCGCCGGACGGCAAGCACGGGAAAACAGCAGATCATTGGCTTTGGTACTGCCCCCCGGCGGTGCGGAGAAAACGCCATGTCCTTCCAGGAAGGTCGGTTATCAGGCAATTCTCCGAGATACGGAGTCGCGTGAGAACGACGCAGTTTCCCGCGGGATTTCTTGAAGAAGGTCGCTCTGAGGCGGTGGGATAGGACTGAGTGGCGGAGCGGGAGCCCGCCCCAACACCACGAACGAACGACGTTTTTCTGCGACTTAGGAGCGCCGCAGCTGATCTGATACCCCTCTTGATACCCCACTGCTGTTTGGCACGATGTGGGACATCCCTTCTTGCCACGCAGTCACTTCGGGTCCGTCTCGTTCGATATCCATTCGCATGATCAGCCCGGCAGTGCCAAGGGACACTCGGCATCGCTGGCACCGGTCAACCTTCAATCGGTTTGAACGTGTCGACGTTCAAGCGGTCGTACATCATTTTGCTAGGCCTGAAGTACGGCCTGCGAGACGCCTCTACCTGAATCGTCTCGCCAGTCTTTGGGTTCCTACCGGCATGTAGTTGCCGGCCACGTGTCGCGAACGAGCCGAAACCTCGCAGTTCAACACGGCCGCCTTCTTTCAAGCGGTCCGTTATGTCTTCGAAGAAGATGGTCATCACGGCGTCAATGTCTCTTGCGGAGAGGGTCGGGTTCCCCCGCATCAAGGCGCTTTTCAGCTGCGAGCGCGTCACAGACTTCTCTCCTTTACACGACCGGCGAGCCCATCGAGGGCGGGGGTGGGAACCGATCGTATACAGCTGATAACGATTGCAAACACAAATCGAGTTACGCGGGCGTTACAATTCTGTCAGATCGCTCGATGAGCGTTGGATCCGTGGGGGACTCGCCGTTGCCCGGACGGGGCTCGCTTCCGGGCTTGCGCCGTCATCTAACTAGCCTAGCCTTTCCAAATGCCCGACAATGATTCGCAGCGGCCACCGACACCTGAGGCTCTCGCCACCTGGACGGATCAGGAACTCATCACCGAATGGTCGCGGACGACGTGGGATAGCGGTGACCCGCGGATGGAGGCGATGGCCGACGAAATCGACCGGCGAGGACTGGACTTTTGACGATACGCCGGGCCCAGTGGAGCGAGTTGATCGCGATCGAGCGTCGCCGAGGCCCGGACACGCCATACTGGCTGCAGGATCGGGTCGATGAACTGCTTCATGCTGGCCGAACCGCTGAAGCCGATCGCCTCTATGAGGTCGCCAAGCTCTATGAGCTTCTGAGGCAGCCCGGAACATTACAATGACGATCTTCAGCGAGCTTCGTTGTCGCAGCGAAAATTTACAATCCAGATCAATTAGCTGTTTTGCAGTGGGCGCCCGACTATGAGAGCTCCTCCACCGTCAAGGAACGGCAGTGCTCTTTCGCATCATCTATTCCAGTCGCGCCACGCACTTCCTGAACGACGACGAGTTGCGAGAGCTTTGCGAGACATCCACTCAACGCAACCTGCGCGACGGGATCACCGGCTTGTTCCTGTATGACGGCGTTCGCTTCCTTCAAGCGATCGAAGGCGAGCGTCCGGCCGTAGAGAGCCTAATGGCCAGAATCGTCCGGAATCGGAATCATAGAGATATCGTGGAGGTCTTCGCCGGGGCGATTGAGCATCGCGAGTTTCCTCACTGGTCGATGGACGAGCCGCCACGTCAGGGGGAGGATCTTGAGAAGTTTGTCGAGCAGGTAAAAGCCGATGTTAGCCTCGTGGCAGATCCACACATGCGTGCGCAATTCATCGGCTTCGCGCGTCTCGCGAGCAAGAGGCGAATTGCATAGCCGGGTCGCTTGTAACCTCGCTGCTTGTCTAATACCTGTGTAGTACCCTTGCCGCGCGGGTTCTAACTTCGCCCGGCACTGGTGCCTGGCGTTTCTAAGCCGCCTTCTACCCGGCTAGTAACCAATCCGGCCGTCGCGTTAATCTTTGTTAACCATGTTGCTGTAACCAATTTAGGACATGGCTATGCGGCGAAAGCTCATCCGAGTCGCAAGGGGTTCGACATGGTACAAAACGCGTATGCTGAAGGCTTGAAGGCGGGCGCTGCGCGTCAGACGTCAACTGCTGACTGCCCTTATCGCACAACGCTGGTCGAACGAGAGCGAGCCGATTGGATGCGCGGTTTCGCAGTCTCTCGCCAGGATCGAGGCACGTCCGCCCGTCGCTAGAAACTGCAAATCCGACGAACCGCCTAGATTGTGCGACAGGGTCACTGGCCTGAATCAGCGAAGCGCATTAGCCACGCAACCTTCATCGATCGCTCATGCATCGAAGAGGTGACGGGTGACCGATCAATCGAAAGCAACTGACGGCTCCCGGCTTAGAAGCGAAGCAGCGCGGTGGCGACGCGTAGCGGAAGGCCTCACCAGCAAGAACGACCGAGCGACCATCATCCGCTTGGCTGAGGAAACCGAACAAGCCGCGGCTTCATGGGAGCGTAGCCAAACCCGTGATCCACTGGACCAACGCTAGCTTTGCCCTACCCGCCCAGAGTTTTCTATTTCGATATTCACTCCGAGCCATCGGGCGATTGAGCCATCCTCGTTACGAAGCGGAACAGCGTGGACGCTCATCCACCGGTAAAGGCCGTCATATCGCTTCAACCGGTATTCAGCGTGCACTGAACGGCCATCACGGACTGCGTCGCGCCAGGTTGCTTTGATGACCTGCCGATCATCGGGATGGATGGCGGTCAGCCAGCCAAACCCCTTCCAGTCGTCGTAGCTCTGTCCGGTGTAGTCGCGCCAAGTCGGACTGTCGACTTCTACGACGCCGTCCGGCGCGGCTTCCCACGTCATTTTGGCAATGCCGAGCAGCAGCAGTTGGGACTGCACCTCAGCTTCATTGTTCGACAGTTGGCGCTCAGCTTCTGGTCGCTGAGAGGACACTATCGACCAGTCGGCCTCCTTCAAAAGCGGGCGCGAGGCGCGGGTTTTACGCTCGATCTTCCGCTGCCGCAGCACGGCGTCCGCACTGGTAAGCAGCGCTTCCACGCTCTGGATGTAGCCCGCGCCGCGGCGAGAGCCAACACTGGCTCGCACGGACACTGACAGGGCATCGACGCGATATAAGGCGTTGAGGGCCCGTGCGATGCGGGCGGCATATTGCTCGACCTCCTCATAACTGTCTGCATCGTTCTGAAGGAGGACGAACTCGTCTCCACCAAGCCTGACGACAGCATCGTTTGGTCGACTGCAGCCGCGCAGCTTTTCTGCAACAAGCTTGAGGATGCGGTCGCCGACCTGATGGCCGAGCTGATCGTTAATGGCCTTAAAGTCGTCTAGATCCACGTAGTGCAGGGCAATGCGATCGACCCGCTCAGCGGTTTTGCAGGCATCGAAGGCATTGGCGAGCGCGAGCCGGTTGCCAACACCGGTCAGGTGATCCGTTTGCGCTTGGCGGGCATAGTCGCGGCGACTGGTGGCTTTGGTCGATTGCGAAACATAACGCTTGCTGAGGCTGCGTAAGCCCCCTGCGAGTAGAGCGAGCAGTGCTGCAGCTGAGACCAGGGTGCTCGTATCGGCGCGGAACAAGAGAACGCCGGAAGGCGGGAGCACCGAAAGCAGCAAGCTGGTGACGACTATTCGGGGTCGAAGAGCGATCGTCGCCGCGGCGCCAGCGGCGTAGCCAACGACGGCGATGCTAACAGGCATCTGCCATTCGACGAGCGGCAGAGCCAGCGCCCGGGCGGCGAAAAGCCCGAAGATGCACGCAAAGGCGCAGTAGGTGACCGCAAACTGCCTCTCGAAGCGAGTGGCATCGTCAAGTGAGAAGTCCGGTCGAGCGCAAAGCCTGCGGCCGCGTAGCAGCACAAAGAGGCGGACCGCGCTTGCCAACGTACCCAACGCGACCAAGCCGGTGAGCAGACCGTCTTGAGCGGCGCGCATCGCAAACGCCCCGATTGCCACAAACATCAGGCTCATGATCATCGCGGGCATGCGCGTGTCGCATAAGCTGGCGACGAGCTCGATGTACGTGCCGCTTGGCAGATCGCGGATAAAGGCGCGGTCAGGCTCTTTCACGTCGTCCCTAGTAAGAGCGATTGGTAAACGACCCCTCCTAATTTCGCTACGGCAACCACGCTTTTTCCACCGTTTCCAGCAGCGCCGCCTGTTAGTCGACTGCCATTAGCTGGGATGGATATGGCTGTGCGAGCAGGATCGCTTGGTCGACGTGAGCGGTCAGCCAGCGCTCCTCGTCATCCTCGTGCAGCAGGACCGGCATCGCCTTCGGATGGATTGACGCAACGAGCGGGTTGGGATCGGAGGTGAGAAACGCGAACACGGCACCGCTTTCGGTCGGTCGCCACACACCAGCGAAACTGACGATCGGCCGGCTGGGCACGCTGAACCAATGCAGTGGCAGCTTGCCGTCGGCCCCGCGGGTCTGCCCATATTCGCTGAAGCTGGTGAACGGCACCAGGCACCGCCGCTCCGGGTTCATCAGCGCCGAGCGCCAGAACGGGGAGCTGTAGTTGCGAACGTTGGTCACGCTCTTGTTGAGCAGGACCGGCTTGCCTGTCGCCTTATCGATCCGCTTGCCGGGCACCTTGTGCGGGAAGCCCCATGCCATGGTGTCGAGCACGCGGCTCGCGCCTTTCTGCCGCACGACGAACGCCGGCTTGTCGGGGAAGAGCTCAGGCGGCGGGATCGTGTGATCAGGCGGAAAAGGTGCCTCAACACCGTAGCGGGCAGCCAACGCGATCTGCGCTTCGGTCAGGCGGTATCTGTTGCACATCGTCTAATGCGGTCACCTTGCTATCGATCGCTCCAATCGAGACATGCTCAATGAAGACGGCGTGTCTTTGTAGGTGTTAGACTCAGCCTGCATTCTGCACTAAAGAAGAAACTGGCAGCCATCGTGGTGGATGAATTTCTAAGCACGCCTTTCGGCGCATCACGCAGAGTGCTTGAAAATATCAGATAGGTGAGAGCTGATGTCATTCGCGTAAGACACTGCCCACGTGTCCGCGGACTTACGGAACCGAAGGTGGCCTAAGTCACTCGCTGGAGTGGCAATTTTGATCCCCGCTGCACGTGTCTGCCTCTCGACCGCATTCTGCCTTTTCAAAGCAGCAGAATTTAAGGGTTTTGCAGCAGCATATGCCGACTCAGTTCCTTCAAGGATCCGCGCAACGTCCTCGCGGGTTGGTAGCTTGGCACTTCTATTCCATGGCGTCAAAGCGGCCGTTACATTCTCGACAAGCATATCTGCCCAGATAGGCGGATAATGCGCGTTCTTTGAACCGTGATGCGGAATTTTGAAGAAGGAGGCTTTTCGTCGGCCTTTCCATACAAGTTCATGGACTGCCACCCACCCCTTCCCCGAAGAACCTATCTCAAGGTCCGCTCCAAACAGCAGCATTTCGTCTGGAAATTCCACAACACTCGCGACTGACGCATCGTTGCGGCGTGGTGCCGGTATGCGAGTTCCCTCACCACCAAGTGCCGCGATTGACTCAACGAAGTCCTCAAAATCATGCTCTGACGGAGATAGGGCCTCAAACTTGTACGAACCATTTATACGATCTGCGGAGATTAGCTTATCCGCACTGCACCACTTCCGCGGGCGATCACGATCCTTCAGGAGGGTGCAAACCCCGATCAGTTCTTTCAATCCATTTCCATAGCTACCCGACGTAGGAAAGCCGCGGGTTCGCAGAAAGGTTTTAAATTCATCCCCTTGTAGAAAGCTGGATAAGGCGATTATCGACTTTGGTAGACACGATACAAGAGCCGTCGCGCCAGCAACATGATCATCATGCCAGTGAGTAAGCAGAAGTGCGTCCACGCAATTTTCTGGCTCTAGCTCCATCGCCCGTAGGTACTGCAATGCAACAGGTGCTTTATGCTCCGTTTCAAGCGAGTCTATGATAATCCATCGGCCATTCTTTAGGTGAACAAGGATCGACTCACCGTAACCACGACTGAATATAGATACTTCAATCTCGTCAGAGCGAGGGGGATCAGTCAACATCGCCCGCTACTTCGTCCAATAGATCCGCTAAGAAGTTTCCTGCATCATCATTACTCTTTGCCAAGTGACGGCGGAAATAGACGATGGTCTCAAGGCGCCTAGCACCAGAGCGGCGCGTATAGCCCACTATGAGATGGAAAACCGCCCCTTCTCTGACCCGTACCAGATCGACCTTGTCAACAGCATCAAAATCAAACTCCGCGAGCTCCTCGCGCCTGTTTCGGTCCGTCAAGTCTTTTAGGCGCGCAGAGAACCCATCGCCTCTCACATCGATAATCAAACCTTCCCACTCTTGCAGAGTGTTCATGGAGTGAACGCCTATCGTCGTCGGTCGGAACGTGAACGCGGGAAGGGAGAATTGGTTCGATGCCGACAGCTTTGCCGCCTCCTCAGAAACCTGAGTTCCCGACTTCAGCGAAGCATTTTCCTCCGGAAGGGGACTTACCTTCTTTGGCCAT
It encodes:
- a CDS encoding DNA methyltransferase produces the protein MKTSPRSRKAAGVAADDAALRDLSRAIEQRLGPIEYRRLKDIIPYAGNPRQHPERQIVQLMASIRQFGFTMPLLVAEAGELICGHARLEAARRLGMEDVPVLVARCWSKAKIKAYRLADNQLARAATWDEDLLRVEIASIIELDETPIEILGWSTGEIDVLLDGAGVEDDASDSDDMLPEPRTTPVAQPGDLWLLGRHRLLCASSLEPSSWERLMAGNVAAMILTDAPYNVRVNGHVSGGGQHAEFAMASGEMSEAEFIRFNVSYLANMAAHLKDGGIAMAFMDHHHLFELMTAAREVGFKHLNLCVWAKTNGGMGSLYRSQHELVLVLKHGTAPHTNMVELGRHGRYRTNVWNWAGANAFGASRDADLADHPTVKPVALLAEAIRDVTRHGEIIIDAFSGSGSTILACERSGDPHRLSSADGEERVAQLLRRDEAPWSDIKSVAAALRWTHFSSQRSTARLGYEHGDAILKAFAAPAGLERLKGLDRRLWGRETQSAVKELEREVRAKERQHSTALDRLDQLRLPLATNGDLATRQRLNDLREALAKEPGLPPAPDGIDLERLDNHLATFRSGLEARLGEVRSLRALLRDANPRVRRLTIEEDEARQSLRTAEQMAERRVEARGLAASERDARQAELDRMNATRASLAGALGARAELLELQLERGELRRRAADTKAQGEAVAEKIARLDELEAATTKLRAGTALQEIDRSLAELAELGDPEEAQASAARQVAELSARRDELAGIREQLQGALSDETDRLKSLAALAAAVAAHLHAEDTRCPVCAAAYELGELATRARAAAFTPGPAAQQITKSLNETTHELGRVSGQMRIALARAEEARAVAAAIARHQADRARQLEAYGDGQPTAEALEEVQSRIEDLREELEAGGEVEARFMRVELQELQRRLAPLLADLEARLLENERVLETLAVQPYGERPETDLRAQIRAVDAQIDQVAVQLTAATTEYGFAVQLAEGVEDNLRRLRELHGNAEASLFEESRRVVNWTRTLAEILDGAPEDEFAERTQEQSVRIGILLERLASIRDEVARARQSPDRDDELTLLRATYLPSADRASPAELREAIDRELRRARADLVSLQTLRKRLSQRARVRRDIDKRLQGTALRPWNGLFRAVYASLAGSLGETLEWTADRVDMRFREIGSSVRPNVAGEPISGWLAGHYFSEGQLAALQISAMITASVLLPWSRWNALLLDDPLQHADVIKVGAFADLIRSLCLDKRHQIVMTTHDRVQAEFIAAKFAAGGLGAKIIAFERPLPVQGQ
- a CDS encoding integration host factor subunit beta, which encodes MTRSQLKSALMRGNPTLSARDIDAVMTIFFEDITDRLKEGGRVELRGFGSFATRGRQLHAGRNPKTGETIQVEASRRPYFRPSKMMYDRLNVDTFKPIEG
- a CDS encoding BLUF domain-containing protein, with the translated sequence MLFRIIYSSRATHFLNDDELRELCETSTQRNLRDGITGLFLYDGVRFLQAIEGERPAVESLMARIVRNRNHRDIVEVFAGAIEHREFPHWSMDEPPRQGEDLEKFVEQVKADVSLVADPHMRAQFIGFARLASKRRIA
- a CDS encoding diguanylate cyclase, which gives rise to MKEPDRAFIRDLPSGTYIELVASLCDTRMPAMIMSLMFVAIGAFAMRAAQDGLLTGLVALGTLASAVRLFVLLRGRRLCARPDFSLDDATRFERQFAVTYCAFACIFGLFAARALALPLVEWQMPVSIAVVGYAAGAAATIALRPRIVVTSLLLSVLPPSGVLLFRADTSTLVSAAALLALLAGGLRSLSKRYVSQSTKATSRRDYARQAQTDHLTGVGNRLALANAFDACKTAERVDRIALHYVDLDDFKAINDQLGHQVGDRILKLVAEKLRGCSRPNDAVVRLGGDEFVLLQNDADSYEEVEQYAARIARALNALYRVDALSVSVRASVGSRRGAGYIQSVEALLTSADAVLRQRKIERKTRASRPLLKEADWSIVSSQRPEAERQLSNNEAEVQSQLLLLGIAKMTWEAAPDGVVEVDSPTWRDYTGQSYDDWKGFGWLTAIHPDDRQVIKATWRDAVRDGRSVHAEYRLKRYDGLYRWMSVHAVPLRNEDGSIARWLGVNIEIENSGRVGQS
- a CDS encoding SOS response-associated peptidase family protein, which produces MCNRYRLTEAQIALAARYGVEAPFPPDHTIPPPELFPDKPAFVVRQKGASRVLDTMAWGFPHKVPGKRIDKATGKPVLLNKSVTNVRNYSSPFWRSALMNPERRCLVPFTSFSEYGQTRGADGKLPLHWFSVPSRPIVSFAGVWRPTESGAVFAFLTSDPNPLVASIHPKAMPVLLHEDDEERWLTAHVDQAILLAQPYPSQLMAVD
- a CDS encoding MBL fold metallo-hydrolase; this encodes MLTDPPRSDEIEVSIFSRGYGESILVHLKNGRWIIIDSLETEHKAPVALQYLRAMELEPENCVDALLLTHWHDDHVAGATALVSCLPKSIIALSSFLQGDEFKTFLRTRGFPTSGSYGNGLKELIGVCTLLKDRDRPRKWCSADKLISADRINGSYKFEALSPSEHDFEDFVESIAALGGEGTRIPAPRRNDASVASVVEFPDEMLLFGADLEIGSSGKGWVAVHELVWKGRRKASFFKIPHHGSKNAHYPPIWADMLVENVTAALTPWNRSAKLPTREDVARILEGTESAYAAAKPLNSAALKRQNAVERQTRAAGIKIATPASDLGHLRFRKSADTWAVSYANDISSHLSDIFKHSA